One window of Gammaproteobacteria bacterium genomic DNA carries:
- a CDS encoding acetolactate synthase 3 large subunit — MELSGAEILVQFLKDEGVEFVFGYPGGSVLHIYDALYGQTDVEHILVRHEQAATHAADGYARATGKPGVVLVTSGPGATNAVTGIATAYMDSIPMVVITGQVPTPVIGSDAFQEVDAVGVTRPCVKHNFLVKRVEDLAITLKKAFYIATTGRPGPVVVDVPKDVTDPRIKIPYEHPKSVTMRSYNPTMKGHAGQTKRAVEMVLSAKRPMIYSGGGVVLSDAAAELTEFTRILNYPITNTLMGLGAYPATDEQFVGMLGMHGTYEANMAMHECDVLIAIGARFDDRVTMKLAEFCPLAKVVHIDIDPASISKNVKVDVPIVGDVKAVLVDMIKLLKDGAGKPDQIALTKWWKQINEWRGRQCLEYDRGSELIKPQYVIEKLWEVTRGEAFVTSDVGQHQMFAAQYYKFDKPRRWINSGGLGTMGFGLPAAMGVKLAHRDADVACVTGEGSIQMCIQELSTCLQYHLPIKVINLNNRYLGMVRQWQEFSYEGRYSMSYMDALPDFMKLAEAYGHVGMCIEKPGDVEGALKEAFAMKDRLVFMDFITDRSENVYPMVEAGKAHHEMRMRVTETELA; from the coding sequence GTGGAATTAAGTGGGGCTGAGATACTGGTTCAGTTCCTAAAAGACGAAGGGGTCGAGTTCGTTTTTGGTTACCCTGGCGGCTCCGTGTTGCACATCTATGATGCGTTGTATGGCCAGACCGATGTAGAACATATTCTGGTACGGCACGAACAGGCAGCAACTCATGCTGCTGACGGTTATGCCCGTGCTACCGGCAAGCCCGGTGTGGTGCTGGTGACCTCTGGCCCCGGTGCGACCAATGCGGTCACCGGTATTGCGACCGCGTACATGGACTCCATTCCTATGGTGGTCATTACCGGCCAGGTTCCGACTCCGGTCATCGGTAGCGATGCCTTCCAGGAAGTGGACGCAGTAGGTGTTACCCGTCCCTGCGTAAAGCACAATTTCCTGGTCAAGCGCGTTGAAGATCTGGCGATCACCCTGAAAAAAGCCTTTTACATTGCCACGACCGGTCGCCCCGGTCCGGTGGTGGTTGACGTGCCCAAAGACGTGACCGATCCGCGCATCAAGATTCCTTACGAGCATCCCAAGTCTGTAACCATGCGCTCGTACAATCCGACCATGAAAGGTCATGCCGGACAAACCAAGCGCGCGGTCGAGATGGTCCTGAGCGCCAAGCGCCCCATGATCTACAGTGGCGGTGGCGTGGTGCTGTCCGATGCAGCGGCGGAGTTGACTGAATTCACTCGCATTCTGAATTATCCGATTACCAATACCCTGATGGGGCTGGGTGCCTACCCGGCCACAGACGAGCAGTTCGTCGGCATGTTGGGCATGCACGGCACTTACGAAGCCAACATGGCCATGCACGAATGTGACGTGCTGATCGCCATTGGCGCGCGTTTTGATGACCGCGTGACCATGAAGTTGGCAGAATTCTGTCCGCTGGCCAAAGTGGTTCATATCGATATTGACCCAGCGTCCATTTCCAAAAACGTGAAAGTGGATGTGCCCATCGTTGGTGATGTCAAAGCCGTATTGGTGGACATGATCAAGCTGCTCAAGGACGGCGCCGGCAAGCCGGATCAGATCGCGCTGACCAAATGGTGGAAGCAGATCAACGAATGGCGTGGTCGTCAGTGCCTGGAATACGATCGTGGTAGTGAGCTGATCAAGCCGCAGTACGTTATCGAAAAACTGTGGGAAGTGACGCGCGGTGAAGCGTTTGTGACTTCCGATGTCGGCCAGCACCAGATGTTTGCTGCGCAATATTACAAATTCGACAAACCACGGCGCTGGATTAATTCCGGTGGTTTGGGAACGATGGGCTTTGGTTTGCCCGCCGCCATGGGTGTGAAGTTGGCGCATCGCGATGCGGACGTGGCCTGTGTGACGGGCGAAGGCAGTATCCAGATGTGTATTCAGGAACTGTCGACCTGTCTGCAATATCACCTGCCCATCAAGGTGATCAACTTGAACAATCGCTACCTGGGTATGGTGCGTCAGTGGCAGGAATTCAGCTACGAAGGCCGTTACTCCATGTCTTACATGGATGCGCTGCCGGACTTCATGAAGCTGGCCGAAGCCTATGGTCATGTGGGCATGTGCATTGAAAAGCCCGGCGATGTTGAAGGCGCGCTCAAAGAAGCGTTTGCCATGAAAGATCGTCTGGTGTTTATGGACTTCATTACCGATCGCTCCGAGAACGTGTATCCGATGGTTGAAGCAGGTAAGGCGCATCACGAAATGCGTATGCGTGTGACGGAAACGGAGTTGGCGTAA
- the ilvN gene encoding acetolactate synthase small subunit: MRAIISILMENESGALSRVAGLFSARGYNIESLTVAPTEDNSLSRMTIVTTGSKEIIEQITKQLNKLIDVIKLIELTDGQHIERELMMVKVKTTSADLREEVKRISDIFRGRVIDVTPGSYIVELTGTSEKLDAFLAALGSELILEVVRTGVSGIARGDRSLTV; the protein is encoded by the coding sequence ATGAGAGCGATTATTTCTATCCTGATGGAAAACGAATCAGGTGCGCTGTCACGTGTGGCAGGATTGTTTTCTGCGCGTGGCTATAACATCGAATCACTGACTGTTGCGCCCACCGAAGATAATTCACTGTCGCGCATGACAATTGTGACGACGGGTTCGAAAGAAATCATTGAGCAGATCACCAAGCAGCTGAACAAGCTGATTGATGTGATCAAGCTGATTGAGTTGACCGATGGTCAGCACATTGAGCGTGAATTGATGATGGTGAAAGTAAAAACCACCAGCGCCGATTTGCGCGAAGAAGTGAAGCGTATTTCCGATATTTTCCGTGGTCGCGTGATTGACGTGACTCCGGGCAGCTACATCGTCGAACTGACGGGCACCAGCGAAAAGCTTGATGCATTTCTTGCTGCGCTCGGCAGCGAGCTGATTCTGGAAGTGGTGCGCACCGGTGTGTCCGGTATTGCCCGCGGCGATCGCAGTTTGACAGTTTAA
- the ilvC gene encoding ketol-acid reductoisomerase, protein MQVYYDKDADLSIIKRKKVAIIGYGSQGHAHANNLKDSGVDVTVGLRPGSASAVKAEKAGLKVAPVEAAVAAADVVMILTPDEFQSQLYKQQVEPNLKKGATLAFAHGFAIIYNQIVPRADLDVIMVAPKAPGHTVRSEFVKGGGIPDLIAIQQDASGSAKATALSYASAIGGGRTGIIETTFRDECETDLFGEQAVLCGGAVELVKAGFETLVEAGYPAEMAYFECLHELKLIVDLMYEGGIANMNYSISNNAEYGEYVTGPRVINEESRAAMRQALKNIQEGKYAKQFILEGQSGYPEMTAMRRINAEHPIEQVGAKLRAMMPWIQANKIVDKTKN, encoded by the coding sequence ATGCAAGTTTATTACGATAAGGACGCAGACCTTTCCATCATCAAACGCAAAAAGGTCGCGATCATCGGTTACGGTTCACAAGGCCATGCCCACGCCAACAATCTGAAAGATTCCGGCGTTGACGTGACTGTTGGTTTGCGTCCGGGTTCAGCCTCTGCTGTAAAAGCAGAAAAGGCCGGTTTGAAAGTTGCTCCTGTTGAAGCGGCCGTTGCTGCTGCTGACGTTGTAATGATTCTGACACCTGACGAATTCCAGTCTCAGCTGTACAAACAGCAAGTTGAGCCGAACCTGAAAAAAGGCGCGACTCTGGCGTTTGCTCACGGCTTCGCGATCATCTACAACCAAATCGTTCCACGCGCCGATCTGGACGTAATCATGGTTGCGCCAAAAGCACCTGGCCACACTGTGCGTTCTGAATTCGTTAAAGGCGGCGGCATTCCTGACCTGATCGCGATTCAGCAAGACGCTTCTGGTTCTGCCAAGGCGACTGCGCTGTCTTACGCATCGGCTATCGGCGGCGGTCGTACTGGTATCATCGAAACCACATTCCGCGACGAGTGCGAAACCGATTTGTTCGGTGAGCAGGCGGTATTGTGTGGTGGTGCCGTTGAACTGGTTAAAGCTGGTTTTGAAACCCTGGTTGAAGCTGGCTACCCAGCTGAAATGGCCTACTTCGAGTGTCTGCACGAACTGAAGCTGATCGTCGACCTGATGTACGAAGGCGGCATCGCCAACATGAACTACTCCATCTCCAACAATGCGGAGTACGGTGAGTACGTGACTGGTCCACGCGTTATCAACGAAGAATCGCGTGCAGCCATGCGTCAAGCACTGAAGAATATTCAGGAAGGCAAATACGCCAAACAATTCATTCTGGAAGGTCAGTCTGGCTACCCAGAAATGACTGCGATGCGCCGCATCAATGCTGAACACCCAATCGAACAAGTGGGTGCCAAGCTGCGTGCGATGATGCCTTGGATTCAAGCCAACAAGATCGTTGACAAGACCAAGAACTAA
- the pssA gene encoding CDP-diacylglycerol--serine O-phosphatidyltransferase has protein sequence MVKKPRRGIYLLPNLFTTACLFSGFYAVISATNGMYENAALAIFVAMVMDGLDGRVARMTNTSTEFGVQYDSLADMVSFGVAPGLVMWLWALQTMGKLGWLVAFIYTAGAALRLARFNTQVKVQDKRFFQGLPSPAAAALVAGAVGLGTQYDVLGTDYRAPLAFLTAAAGLLMVSNFRFYSFKELDIKGKVPFVVLLAAILVFVFISIEPATVLFSIFLIYAASGPIVTIAGLRKRRAERRSTHETDGPGLGKGD, from the coding sequence ATCGTTAAAAAGCCCCGTCGCGGCATTTATTTGCTACCGAATTTATTCACGACCGCGTGTCTGTTTTCCGGTTTTTACGCCGTCATTTCGGCGACCAATGGTATGTACGAAAATGCCGCTCTGGCAATTTTCGTCGCCATGGTGATGGACGGTCTGGATGGTCGCGTGGCTCGCATGACCAACACCAGCACCGAGTTTGGCGTGCAATACGACAGCCTGGCCGACATGGTGTCGTTTGGTGTGGCGCCCGGTTTGGTGATGTGGTTGTGGGCATTGCAGACCATGGGCAAGCTGGGCTGGCTGGTGGCCTTCATCTACACGGCGGGTGCCGCGTTGCGTCTGGCGCGCTTCAATACCCAGGTCAAGGTTCAGGACAAGCGCTTTTTCCAGGGCTTGCCCAGTCCGGCGGCGGCTGCCCTGGTGGCTGGCGCGGTGGGATTGGGAACCCAATATGATGTGTTGGGCACCGACTACCGTGCGCCGCTGGCGTTTTTGACTGCGGCGGCGGGCCTGTTGATGGTGAGCAATTTCCGTTTCTACAGCTTCAAAGAGCTGGATATTAAAGGCAAGGTGCCGTTTGTGGTGCTGCTGGCGGCGATTCTGGTGTTTGTGTTTATCTCGATCGAGCCAGCTACCGTGCTGTTCTCTATCTTCCTGATTTACGCGGCCTCTGGTCCAATTGTGACCATCGCGGGCTTGCGCAAGCGCCGTGCGGAACGCCGCTCCACGCATGAAACTGATGGCCCGGGCCTTGGCAAGGGCGACTAA
- a CDS encoding 2-isopropylmalate synthase codes for MTDRLIIFDTTLRDGEQSPGASMTREEKVRIAKALERMRVDVIEAGFPIASPGDFEAVKAVAEAVKDSTVCGLARALDADIDRAGDALKGANSARIHTFIATSPIHMQMKLRMSPDQVVEQAVKAVKRARQYTDNVEFSAEDAGRSELDFLCRIFEAVIKAGATTLNVPDTVGYAMPHQFGETIRQLIERIPNADKAVFSVHCHNDLGLAVANSLAAVQNGARQVECTINGLGERAGNASLEEVVMAVRTRSDIFACETHIDTTHIVPTSRLVSTITGFAVQPNKAIVGANAFAHESGIHQDGVLKNRETYEIMRAEDVGWSANRMVLGKHSGRNAFRTRMTELGIEFDSEDALNQAFKAFKVLADKKHDIFDEDLQALVTDVGIEAENEHIKLVSLSVCSQTGETPNASVVISMNGEERQAQAIGGGPVDASFKAIESMVKSETELQLYSVNAITSGTDAQGEVNVRLEKAGRIVNGQGADTDIVIASAKAYINALNKIVKPAAPHPQLGDV; via the coding sequence ATGACAGACAGATTGATTATCTTTGACACCACCTTGCGTGATGGTGAGCAAAGCCCTGGCGCGTCGATGACGCGTGAAGAGAAAGTACGTATCGCCAAGGCGTTGGAGCGCATGCGCGTCGACGTGATCGAAGCCGGTTTCCCGATTGCCAGTCCCGGTGACTTTGAGGCAGTGAAGGCCGTGGCCGAGGCGGTGAAAGATTCCACCGTATGCGGCTTGGCCCGTGCGCTGGACGCCGACATAGATCGCGCCGGAGACGCCCTCAAGGGGGCCAACAGTGCGCGGATTCACACCTTTATCGCTACCTCGCCGATTCACATGCAGATGAAACTGCGCATGTCGCCGGATCAGGTGGTGGAGCAGGCGGTCAAGGCGGTGAAGCGCGCCCGCCAATACACCGACAACGTCGAATTTTCTGCCGAAGACGCCGGTCGTTCCGAACTGGATTTCCTCTGCCGCATTTTCGAGGCGGTGATCAAGGCCGGCGCGACCACGCTGAACGTGCCCGACACGGTGGGCTATGCCATGCCGCATCAGTTTGGCGAAACCATTCGCCAGTTGATCGAGCGCATCCCCAATGCCGACAAGGCGGTTTTCTCGGTGCATTGTCACAACGACCTAGGCCTGGCGGTGGCAAACTCGCTGGCTGCGGTGCAGAACGGCGCGCGCCAGGTGGAATGTACCATCAACGGTTTGGGCGAGCGTGCGGGCAATGCATCACTGGAAGAAGTGGTCATGGCGGTGCGTACCCGCAGCGATATTTTTGCCTGCGAAACGCACATTGACACCACTCACATCGTGCCGACTTCGCGGCTGGTTTCCACCATCACCGGTTTTGCGGTGCAGCCCAACAAGGCGATTGTCGGTGCCAATGCGTTTGCGCACGAGTCCGGCATTCACCAGGACGGCGTACTGAAAAATCGCGAAACCTACGAAATCATGCGCGCCGAAGATGTGGGCTGGAGTGCCAACCGCATGGTGCTGGGCAAGCACTCGGGCCGCAATGCGTTCCGCACCCGCATGACGGAACTGGGCATTGAGTTTGATTCCGAAGACGCATTGAACCAAGCGTTCAAAGCCTTCAAAGTGTTGGCAGACAAGAAACACGATATTTTCGACGAAGACCTGCAAGCCCTGGTGACGGACGTCGGCATAGAGGCGGAGAACGAGCACATCAAACTGGTGTCGCTGAGCGTCTGTTCGCAGACCGGTGAAACGCCCAACGCCAGCGTTGTCATTTCAATGAATGGCGAAGAGCGTCAGGCCCAGGCCATCGGTGGCGGTCCGGTCGATGCCTCGTTCAAGGCGATCGAATCCATGGTGAAAAGCGAAACCGAATTGCAGTTGTATTCGGTCAACGCCATCACCAGCGGCACTGATGCCCAGGGCGAAGTGAATGTGCGTCTGGAAAAAGCCGGACGCATCGTCAATGGCCAGGGTGCAGACACGGACATCGTGATTGCTTCAGCCAAAGCCTACATCAATGCGTTAAACAAAATCGTCAAACCGGCTGCACCTCATCCGCAACTGGGTGATGTCTAA
- a CDS encoding uracil-DNA glycosylase produces the protein MTADDQRKAYLQAMGISLWQAREGMLPEPPAAPLASAKTAIATADSLPVSSPLVSWSSLREQVLGCTACALSQSRTQAVFGVGDTQAQWMIIGEAPGRDEDLQGEPFVGAAGQLLNEMLFALGLQREQVYIANILKCRPPNNRDPQPDEVLRCQGYLQQQIQLLKPRVILSVGRISAQHLLQTDTPVGKLRGRVHRVGEQSIPLIVTYHPAYLLRSPLEKRRAWEDLCLAKSVAQENSIA, from the coding sequence ATGACGGCTGATGACCAGCGCAAGGCCTATTTGCAGGCCATGGGCATCAGTCTGTGGCAGGCGCGCGAGGGCATGTTGCCCGAGCCGCCTGCTGCTCCCCTCGCTTCTGCAAAAACCGCTATCGCAACAGCGGATTCGTTACCTGTTTCATCACCGCTAGTTTCATGGTCATCGCTGCGTGAACAAGTGCTCGGCTGCACCGCGTGTGCATTGTCGCAATCGCGCACTCAGGCTGTGTTTGGCGTGGGCGATACGCAAGCCCAGTGGATGATCATTGGCGAGGCCCCAGGGCGGGACGAAGATCTGCAGGGTGAGCCGTTTGTCGGTGCTGCCGGCCAGTTGCTCAACGAAATGTTGTTTGCGCTGGGATTGCAGCGCGAACAGGTTTACATCGCCAATATTCTCAAATGTCGTCCACCCAATAATCGTGATCCGCAACCGGATGAAGTGCTGCGTTGTCAGGGCTATTTGCAGCAGCAGATTCAATTGCTCAAGCCTCGAGTAATTTTGTCGGTGGGCCGAATTTCCGCGCAGCATCTGCTGCAAACCGATACGCCGGTGGGCAAATTGCGCGGACGCGTTCACCGTGTTGGTGAACAATCCATTCCGCTGATAGTGACTTATCATCCGGCCTATCTTTTGCGTAGTCCGCTGGAGAAACGCCGGGCATGGGAAGACTTGTGTCTGGCTAAATCCGTAGCGCAGGAGAACTCGATCGCGTGA
- the rimI gene encoding ribosomal protein S18-alanine N-acetyltransferase, translating to MTSDLHFRFMTSGDVPEVMAIENDVHLAPWTEGIFQDCIRVAYHCEVAEQDGKVLGYIVLSVSAGEAHLFNVCVRRDQQGKGLGRALVARAVEVARIREADSMFLEVRPSNKVALALYDSMGFNEVGVRKNYYPAKNGREDALILALPLPPQ from the coding sequence GTGACCTCCGATTTACATTTTCGGTTTATGACTTCCGGTGATGTGCCGGAAGTGATGGCAATAGAAAACGATGTGCACTTGGCGCCGTGGACCGAGGGCATTTTTCAAGACTGCATTCGTGTTGCCTATCACTGCGAAGTGGCAGAGCAGGACGGCAAAGTGCTGGGCTACATCGTTTTGTCGGTGTCTGCCGGTGAGGCGCATTTGTTCAATGTCTGTGTGCGTCGCGATCAGCAGGGCAAAGGGCTGGGGCGGGCATTGGTGGCGCGTGCGGTTGAGGTTGCACGGATTCGCGAGGCGGATTCGATGTTTCTGGAAGTGCGCCCTTCCAACAAAGTTGCGCTGGCGCTGTACGATTCCATGGGCTTTAACGAAGTCGGTGTGCGCAAAAATTATTACCCTGCCAAAAATGGTCGCGAAGACGCGCTGATTCTGGCGTTGCCGCTGCCACCGCAATAA